A region from the Rosa rugosa chromosome 6, drRosRugo1.1, whole genome shotgun sequence genome encodes:
- the LOC133716617 gene encoding uncharacterized protein LOC133716617, whose amino-acid sequence MVGNGTLIEIWNHKWLPMERYTAKPWSAPPDDRPQFVSELINSATATWNVPLLQRLFSQREVEIILSIPLGQRLPQDKIVWHPHKKGLFTTNSAYFVAQDISLNQIINPPIVDEFQQSVGHVLAACLVAKEVLGTVSLQLTVPLSPVFIFKEWLLECVRKTTMEQFEKFMMFLWALWKNRNATLWEDELKLLADIAIITLSWLKEYKLVHASSIPNVRMVHRWVCPQNGFVKCNVDGSFDYASLRGGAGCVVRDRHGSFMAGTGRPIGWASSAFQVELLALKNGVQFSISMHYYKIHLQMLQMRNFGILPIIIRRRIDESADYCSTRDGKKKTPGLNSWSKPVTAMPLHMFHIMTPLELRMKPCYVVFVGLSAGTKAY is encoded by the exons ATGGTGGGTAATGGTACTTTGATTGAAATTTGGAACCATAAATGGTTGCCTATGGAGCGGTATACAGCCAAGCCTTGGTCAGCCCCTCCAGATGATAGGCCTCAATTTGTGTCTGAGTTGATCAACTCGGCCACTGCTACATGGAATGTGCCATTGCTGCAAAGGCTCTTCTCTCAGCGTGAAGTGGAAATCATACTCTCTATCCCACTTGGTCAACGTCTTCCTCAAGACAAGATTGTTTGGCATCCTCACAAGAAAGGCCTCTTTACTACAAACAGTGCTTATTTTGTAGCTCAGGACATCTCTTTAAATCAAATTATCAATCCTCCCATTGTTGATGAGTTTCAAC AGTCTGTTGGGCATGTTTTGGCTGCATGTCTAGTGGCCAAGGAAGTGTTGGGTACGGTTTCATTGCAGCTTACGGTACCTCTGTCACCGGTTTTTATCTTTAAAGAGTGGCTGTTGGAATGTGTTAGGAAGACCACTATGGAGCAATTTGAGAAATTCATGATGTTCCTGTGGGCTTTGTGGAAGAATAGGAACGCTACTTTATGGGAAGACGAACTGAAATTGCTGGCTGACATTGCTATTATCACTCTAAGTTGGCTCAAGGAGTATAAACTCGTCCATGCTTCATCTATTCCTAATGTCAGAATGGTGCACAGATGGGTTTGTCCTCAAAATGGTTTTGTCAAATGTAACGTGGATGGTAGTTTTGATTATGCTAGTTTGCGAGGAGGGGCTGGCTGTGTAGTTCGGGACCGGCATGGCAGTTTTATGGCTGGTACTGGAAGGCCAATAGGGTGGGCGTCGTCAGCTTTCCAGGTTGAACTCCTTGCTCTCAAGAATGGGGTCCAGTTTTCCATCTCTATGCACTATTACAAG ATTCATCTTCAGATGCTGCAAATGAGGAATTTTGGGATCTTGCCAATCATCATCAGACGAAGAATTGATGAATCTGCAGATTACTGCTCTACAAGAgatgggaagaagaagacgccGGGGCTCAATTCCTGGTCAAA gCCTGTAACAGCCATGCCATTACATATGTTCCACATTATGACACCCTTG GAGCTGAGGATGAAGCCGTGTTATGTAGTTTTTGTGGGTCTCTCAGCTGGTACTAAAGCTT ATTGA
- the LOC133714940 gene encoding UTP:RNA uridylyltransferase 1 produces the protein MAGGGGDAPPLPASNGGGEFLLSLLQKAPHHHYQGRSPQPQQSTVIDPAVAAVGPTVTFQQQIHRPWGSSSSSNGRDHPPALHHHRHHQQIPNPSWPNSQSPPPPPFLGFPQNPYSSPPTPNHFPQFGSSQFPGNQILADDFRKIGFSTPPNLALQKQHQEPKLKFSYLPGDIIRNPESSVNAITSSEVAKLSNGLDRNLHLNSNNSSEFRRGNFDSGEQESRGGGGGGGGRGKQVRRTMPPPGFGNKPRGGGNWDSGSRRGGMEHNVDRERQSSSEFVRNRDASIENERVKRLGGEDGRIRGNGASRTGLSAQLDRPGPPAGTNLHSVSASEIEESMMNFEDGERARKDSGGGEDVSQHLLEDETDDKNEAKQHHKDSRSDNRGQHQLSQRARSYKRQTLCRFDIDRLNAPFLEIFESLIPTEEEKAKQKQLLTLLENIICKEWPEARLYIYGSCGNSFGVSKSDIDLCLVIGEEDINKSEILLRLADLLQSDNLENVQALTRARVPIVKLMDPVTGISCDICINNVLAVVNTKLLRDYANIDARLRQLAFIVKHWAKSRGVNETYHGTLSSYAYVLMCIHFLQQRRPAILPCLQGMRTTYSITVENIECAFFDQVDKLQEFGSHNRETIAELVWAFFNYWAYSHDYANTVISVRRGSTISKREKDWTRRIGNDRHLICIEDPFETSHDLGRVVDKHSIKVLREEFERAAEIMQYDANPCVKLFEPYVPSV, from the exons ATGGCCGGTGGCGGAGGTGACGCGCCGCCTCTGCCGGCGTCTAACGGCGGCGGCGAATTCCTCCTCTCCTTGCTCCAGAAGGCCCCGCACCACCACTACCAGGGACGCTCGCCCCAACCACAGCAATCTACGGTGATCGATCCCGCCGTGGCCGCCGTGGGCCCCACCGTAACGTTCCAGCAGCAGATTCATCGGCCGTGGGGATCGTCGTCGTCATCCAACGGCCGAGATCATCCTCCTGCTCTTCACCACCACCGTCATCATCAGCAGATTCCGAACCCTTCCTGGCCCAATTCCcaatctcctcctcctcctcccttcCTAGGGTTTCCTCAAAACCCCTACTCCTCTCCTCCCACGCCCAACCACTTCCCCCAGTTCGGCAGCAGCCAATTCCCCGGAAATCAAATCCTCGCCGACGATTTCAGGAAGATTGGGTTTTCGACTCCTCCGAACCTTGCTCTGCAGAAACAGCACCAAGAACCGAAGCTCAAGTTTAGTTATTTACCTGGCGATATTATCCGAAATCCGGAGTCTTCAGTAAATGCCATTACTTCCTCTGAAGTTGCCAAGCTCAGTAATGGCTTGGACCGCAATCTCCACTTGAATTCCAACAATTCATCTGAGTTTCGTCGCGGGAATTTCGATTCAGGGGAGCAAGAATCGAGAGGGGGAgggggcggcggcggcggcaggGGGAAGCAAGTTCGTAGGACAATGCCGCCGCCGGGGTTCGGAAACAAGCCTAGGGGAGGAGGGAATTGGGATTCCGGGAGTAGGAGGGGAGGTATGGAGCACAATGTGGACAGGGAAAGGCAGAGTTCTAGTGAATTTGTGAGGAATAGGGATGCTTCTATTGAGAATGAGAGAGTGAAAAGACTGGGAGGTGAAGATGGTCGAATTCGAGGAAATGGGGCTAGTCGAACGGGGCTCAGTGCACAGCTTGATCGCCCTGGTCCACCCGCTGGCACCAATCTCCATTCTGTTTCTGCTTCGGAGATTGAAGAGTCGATGATGAATTTCGAGGATGGGGAGAGGGCAAGAAAGGATAGTGGCGGCGGTGAAGATGTAAGCCAACACTTGCTTGAGGATGAAACGGATGACAAGAATGAGGCAAAGCAACACCATAAG GATTCGAGATCAGATAACAGAGGACAACACCAACTTAGCCAAAGAGCGAGATCGTACAAAAGACAAACACTATGTCGCTTTGACATAGACAGACTAAATGCTCCTtttcttgaaatttttgaaTCCTTGATACCAACTGAGGAAGAAAAGGCCAAGCAGAAGCAATTATTGACATTATTGGAGAATATAATTTGCAAAGAATGGCCTGAAGCTCGCCTTTATATTTATGGATCATGTGGCAATTCATTTGGAGTTTCTAAAAGTGATATAGATCTCTGTCTGGTGATTGGTGAAGAAGATATTAACAAATCTGAGATCTTACTACGGTTGGCAGATCTTTTGCAGTCAGACAATCTAGAGAATGTACAG GCATTGACGCGTGCTAGGGTCCCCATAGTAAAGCTTATGGATCCTGTCACTGGAATATCTTGTGATATATGCATCAACAATGTTCTGGCTGTGGTAAATACAAAGCTTCTTCGTGATTATGCAAATATAGATGCAAGATTACGACAATTGGCTTTTATTGTGAAACATTGGGCCAAGTCGAGAGGAGTCAATGAAACTTACCATGGAACCCTATCTAGCTATGC GTATGTTTTGATGTGTATACATTTCTTACAACAGCGGAGACCTGCTATTCTTCCCTGTTTACAG GGAATGCGGACAACATACTCGATCACTGTAGAGAACATTGAATGTGCTTTCTTTGATCAAGTAGACAAACTTCAAGAATTTGGATCCCATAACAGGGAAACTATTGCTGAACTTGTGTGGGCTTTTTTCAATTACTGGGCATATAGTCATGACTACGCAAATACTGTTATATCCGTTCGTAGAGGAAGCACAATCAG CAAGCGGGAAAAGGACTGGACAAGGAGGATTGGAAATGACCGGCATTTGATATGCATAGAGGATCCATTTGAGACGTCCCATGACCTGGGACGAGTTGTAGACAAGCACAGCATAAAAGTTTTGAGGGAGGAGTTTGAACGTGCCGCTGAGATAATGCAGTATGATGCAAATCCCTGTGTGAAGCTCTTTGAACCCTATGTTCCTAGTGTTTAG
- the LOC133718764 gene encoding probable carboxylesterase 9, translated as MSKFDPYTHLNIVHNPVDDTLTRLVSLPTTDANPNPSPGDPVASKDLTLNSETKTWVRIFRPSKLPSNDNTVARLPIIIYFHHGGWLLLSAADSSVHSNCSFITSQVPAILVSVNYRLAPEARLPAQYDDAMEAIHWVKKQGLDAGGEQWIRDYGDLSRCYLYGCGCGGNIVFFSALKAYEMKLDLEPMQISGIIMNQPMFGGIQRTKSELKFATDQLLPLPVLDLMWDLALPKSTDRNHRYCSPALDAGRYKEMIQRLGRCLVIGFGGDPMVDRQQEFVTMLVSQGIRVDARFDNLGFHNIDFVDQRRAAEVLDIVKEFII; from the coding sequence ATGTCAAAATTTGATCCTTACACCCACCTCAACATTGTCCACAACCCGGTCGACGACACCTTGACCCGCCTCGTCAGCCTCCCCACCACCGACGCCAACCCGAACCCGTCTCCCGGCGACCCGGTCGCCTCCAAAGACCTAACCCTCAACTCAGAAACCAAGACGTGGGTGCGAATCTTCCGACCCTCTAAACTCCCCTCCAACGACAACACCGTTGCCCGCCTCCCCATCATCATCTACTTCCACCACGGCGGCTGGCTCCTCCTCAGCGCCGCCGACTCCTCCGTCCATTCCAACTGCTCCTTCATCACCAGCCAAGTTCCCGCCATTCTCGTCTCCGTAAATTACCGTCTCGCCCCCGAGGCCCGGCTCCCAGCCCAGTACGACGATGCCATGGAAGCCATCCACTGGGTCAAGAAGCAGGGCCTCGACGCCGGGGGCGAGCAGTGGATCCGAGACTACGGTGACCTGTCTAGGTGCTACTTGTACGGCTGCGGCTGCGGGGGCAATATCGTCTTTTTCTCGGCGCTCAAAGCCTACGAAATGAAGCTGGATTTGGAGCCCATGCAGATATCTGGGATCATTATGAACCAACCCATGTTCGGCGGGATCCAGAGGACCAAGTCGGAGCTGAAATTCGCTACGGACCAGCTCTTGCCTTTGCCTGTGCTCGACCTCATGTGGGACCTAGCACTGCCGAAATCGACGGACCGGAACCATAGGTATTGTAGTCCGGCGCTCGACGCTGGCCGTTATAAAGAGATGATCCAACGGCTGGGGCGGTGTTTAGTGATCGGATTCGGAGGGGATCCGATGGTGGACAGGCAACAGGAGTTTGTGACGATGTTGGTATCTCAGGGGATACGTGTAGACGCGCGGTTTGATAATCTAGGGTTCCATAATATTGATTTTGTAGACCAGAGAAGGGCTGCTGAGGTTTTGGACATTGTTAAGGAGTTtatcatttga